The following nucleotide sequence is from Gammaproteobacteria bacterium.
AAGGGGGCACTTCCACAATGACGCCTGAGCAGGTCGATGAACGACTCGAGTTTCTCGCCACCAATCTCCGCTTTGGCATCGATAACACCAGCGCCGAAGCGTCTGTCGACAGCCTGTCCAAAAATCTTAACGAGAGTTTGGACATCCTGTTTGCGTTGTTGACCGACAACCAATTCAATGCAGAACGATTTGCGGTGGTCAAAAAATCGTTATTGGAGCGTATCAAAACCCGAAACGACGATACGCGCACGATCGAGCCGCGCGTTTGGAACCGCATTATCTATGGCGATAAGTTCTTTTCCAACCGCATGGCCACCGCAGCTCAGATCGAGAAATTAACGGTCGACGATCTTCGCCGTTATGCGAAAAAGTTGTTCGCGAACGGTCAACTCGTCATCGCCGTCAGCGGCGATGTCAAAGCCGAAGAGATGGTCAACTTGTTCAACAAACGGCTCGCTGCGCTGCCAAAAGGTGAGCCCGTGCCGGTGCCGACGGACTACGAGGCAATGCCGCCGGGACTGTATGGCGTCAACAAAGATGGTGTCACCCAGTCTCGTGTCAGTGTTGGCCATCCCGCAGTCAAGCGCGGCCACCCGGACGAAATGGCGATCCGCGTGATGAACGAAATCCTTGGTGGCGGTGGATTTACCAGCCGCATTACCTCGCGTGTGCGCAGCGACGAGGGCTTGGCCTATTCGGCTGGCAGCTATTTCAGCTTCCCGTCATTCTACGACGGCATGTTCCGCGCCTACTATCAGTCGAAAAACCGGACTGTTGCTTATGCGCTCAAGATCGTACTTGAAGAAATTAACCGCATTCGCACCCAACCG
It contains:
- a CDS encoding insulinase family protein is translated as MNQRWIKHLLLSSAFVGGLILTGCGENHEPQAQTAANQTQTTTQNAQASAIPSRPEALKFAAQEIVVPNKADYRHALDNGNVLYVVEDHSLPLVTVKIASRLGEQAIADEDIAVAMALARMLREGGTSTMTPEQVDERLEFLATNLRFGIDNTSAEASVDSLSKNLNESLDILFALLTDNQFNAERFAVVKKSLLERIKTRNDDTRTIEPRVWNRIIYGDKFFSNRMATAAQIEKLTVDDLRRYAKKLFANGQLVIAVSGDVKAEEMVNLFNKRLAALPKGEPVPVPTDYEAMPPGLYGVNKDGVTQSRVSVGHPAVKRGHPDEMAIRVMNEILGGGGFTSRITSRVRSDEGLAYSAGSYFSFPSFYDGMFRAYYQSKNRTVAYALKIVLEEINRIRTQPVTEKELSTAKESVKAAISDMFRNADATASRFLWDEVLNNPEDLWAKWSERTDAVTVERVQEVAQKYLKPEALRILVVGDLKAVLPGDGEHGTLEEVAGHKLTQLPLRDPLTLKPLPLADL